A genome region from Anopheles stephensi strain Indian chromosome 2, UCI_ANSTEP_V1.0, whole genome shotgun sequence includes the following:
- the LOC118504086 gene encoding proton-associated sugar transporter A-like, with amino-acid sequence MADTEQSKTDVAVYANGNSLPTEKEIMDGMLQVRFLHAKKQDRDYSHMFRKKSRWQLIRLSMVIVGIEFLYAAETAFVTPILLGIGLSHTFMTMIWAFSPVLGFFFAPMIASFSDTIRLQWGRRRPVLLALGLAMMAGMWILPHGKTIGVFFGDPDVPVDQMEGFRWSIPVTIVGLVLTDFDAETSNGIARAYFMDMCTPDDQARVLTTAMFIGGLGGTAGYVLGAIDWSQTNLDILGSNEATVFLFVFIVLGVGLLITLTSYREIPLPLMESDPLLRPINSNAFEAEKARQLAVYSISKDVLVDPVKPDKDANVSVDEDDDDKPLRLRDFVKNIVRMPKSLFILYSTQFFSQLGYLSYCLYFTDFVGAEVFGGDVSAPPGTPEAALYEEGVRYGCWGMAVFAVCSASYSAIIEQLVKRFSARPVYMGGLLLFSLGMLFMGLFREKFMIFIACPTVGIMYATMYSLPYLLVSQYHSKNSFEVKDGKCVPNTTKRGFGADVSLMSSMLFLAQLIISLAIGSIIDAVESNVVVIFSASIFSLIAALTASQIVYMGL; translated from the exons GAAAAAGTCGCGCTGGCAGCTGATACGGCTCTCCATGGTAATCGTCGGCATCGAGTTCCTGTACGCCGCCGAGACAGCCTTCGTCACACCAATCCTTCTCGGGATCGGCCTTTCCCACACCTTCATGACCATGATATGGGCTTTCTCACCAGTGCTCGGATTCTTCTTCGCGCCCATGATTGCATCGTTCAGCGACACGATACGGCTGCAGTGGGGAAGGCGTCGACCCGTCCTGCTAGCGTTGGGCCTGGCAATGATGGCGGGCATGTGGATATTACCGCACGGTAAAACGATCGGTGTATTCTTCGGTGATCCCGATGTGCCGGTCGATCAGATGGAGGGTTTCCGGTGGTCCATCCCGGTTACGATAGTAGGACTCGTGCTGACGGATTTCGATGCCGAGACGAGCAATGGTATTGCCCGCGCGTACTTCATGGACATGTGTACACCGG ACGATCAGGCACGGGTACTGACGACGGCCATGTTCATCGGTGGACTCGGCGGTACGGCCGGATACGTGCTCGGGGCGATCGACTGGAGCCAAACCAATCTGGACATCCTTGGAAGCAACGAAGCGACCGTCTTCCTCTTCGTGTTCATCGTGCTCGGCGTTGGTCTGCTGATCACCCTCACCAGCTACCGTGAAATCCCGCTGCCCTTAATGGAGAGTGATCCACTCCTGCGACCGATCAACTCGAACGCGTTCGAGGCGGAAAAGGCCCGCCAGCTGGCCGTGTACAGCATCTCGAAGGACGTGCTCGTTGATCCAGTCAAACCGGACAAGGACGCTAACGTGTCCGTCGATGAGGATGACGACGATAAGCCGCTACGGTTGCGCGACTTTGTGAAGAACATTGTGCGGATGCCGAAAAGTTTGTTCATTCTGTACTCGACCCAGTTCTTCTCGCAGCTCGGCTATCTCAGCTACTGTCTGTACTTTACCGACTTTGTCGGTGCGGAAGTGTTCGGTGGTGATGTCTCGGCCCCACCGGGCACACCGGAAGCGGCACTGTACGAGGAGGGTGTACGGTACGGTTGCTGGGGCATGGCAGTGTTTGCTGTGTGCAGTGCGTCCTATTCGGCCATCATCGAGCAGCTGGTGAAGCGGTTTAG TGCTCGTCCGGTGTATATGGGTGGATTGTTGCTGTTCAGCCTGGGTATGCTGTTTATGGGACTGTTCAGGGAGAAGTTTATGATCTTCATAGCGTGTCCGACGGTGGGCATCATGTACGCCACTATGTACTCTCTTCCGTACCTGCTGGTGTCGCAGTATCACTCCAAAAATTCT TTTGAAGTAAAAGATGGTAAGTGTGTTCCAAACACAACCAAGCGTGGCTTCGGTGCAGACGTTTCGCTAATGAGCAGCATGCTTTTCCTCGCCCAG CTCATCATATCGCTTGCCATCGGAAGCATCATCGATGCGGTCGAATCGAATGTGGTGGTCATCTTCTCCGCCAGCATATTCTCCCTTATCGCTGCCCTGACAGCCTCCCAGATTGTCTACATGGGACTGTGA